A genomic segment from Gracilinanus agilis isolate LMUSP501 chromosome 1, AgileGrace, whole genome shotgun sequence encodes:
- the STX4 gene encoding syntaxin-4 isoform X2 produces the protein MKQDLQNLREEIKQLGKEIRTQLKTIDPQKEEADENCNSVNIRMRKTQHGILSQQFVDLINKCNTMQSEYREKNVERIQRQLKITNAGMVSDEELEQMLESGQSEVFVSNILKDTQMTRQALNEISTRHGEIQQLERSIKELHEIFTFLATEVEMQGEMIDRIEKNILSSADFVERGQEHVKSALESQKKARKKKVAIAICVTIAVLILALIIGLSVGT, from the exons ATGAAGCAAGACCTCCAGAACTTGAGAGAAGAGATAAAGCAGTTGGGGAAGGAGATCCGGACTCAGCTGAAGA CCATTGATCCCCAGAAGGAGGAAGCAGATGAAAACTGTAATTCTGTCAACATAAGGATGAGAAAGACCCAG CATGGAATCTTATCGCAACAATTTGTTGACCTCATCAACAAGTGTAATACTATGCAGTCGGAATATCGGGAAAAGAATGTAGAACGGATTCAGAGGCAGCTAAAGATCA ccAATGCTGGAATGGTGTCAGATGAAGAGCTGGAACAGATGCTGGAAAGTGGACAAAGTGAAGTGTTTGTGTCCAAT ATTCTGAAGGACACACAAATGACAAGACAAGCATTGAATGAAATCTCTACTCGACATGGGGAAATCCAACAGCTTGAAAGAAGCATTAAGGAACTCCATGAAATCTTCACCTTCCTGGCCACTGAAGTGGAGATGCAG GGAGAGATGATTGATAGGATTGAGAAAAACATTCTCAGTTCAGCAGACTTTGTGGAGCGAGGTCAGGAACACGTCAAGTCTGCACTGGAGAGTCAGAAGAAAGCCAGAAAG AAAAAGGTTGCCATCGCTATTTGTGTGACCATTGCTGTCCTCATCCTTGCTTTAATCATTGGTCTCAGTGTAGGGACCTAA
- the STX4 gene encoding syntaxin-4 isoform X1 produces MRDRTHELRQGDDSSDDEGKERVALVVHPGTAKLGNPDEEFFQKVRGIRQTMARLENKVKELEKQQITILATPLPEESMKQDLQNLREEIKQLGKEIRTQLKTIDPQKEEADENCNSVNIRMRKTQHGILSQQFVDLINKCNTMQSEYREKNVERIQRQLKITNAGMVSDEELEQMLESGQSEVFVSNILKDTQMTRQALNEISTRHGEIQQLERSIKELHEIFTFLATEVEMQGEMIDRIEKNILSSADFVERGQEHVKSALESQKKARKKKVAIAICVTIAVLILALIIGLSVGT; encoded by the exons ATGCGGGACCGGACCCACGAACTGAGACAG GGAGATGACAGCTCTGATGATGAGGGGAAAGAGCGAGTGGCCCTGGTTGTGCATCCGGGCACCGCCAAATTGGGGAACCCCGACGAGGAATTCTTCCAAAAG GTCCGGGGCATCCGACAAACCATGGCGAGATTGGAGAACAAAGTTAAGGAATTGGAGAAGCAACAGATCACCATCCTCGCCACCCCTCTTCCTGAGGAGA GCATGAAGCAAGACCTCCAGAACTTGAGAGAAGAGATAAAGCAGTTGGGGAAGGAGATCCGGACTCAGCTGAAGA CCATTGATCCCCAGAAGGAGGAAGCAGATGAAAACTGTAATTCTGTCAACATAAGGATGAGAAAGACCCAG CATGGAATCTTATCGCAACAATTTGTTGACCTCATCAACAAGTGTAATACTATGCAGTCGGAATATCGGGAAAAGAATGTAGAACGGATTCAGAGGCAGCTAAAGATCA ccAATGCTGGAATGGTGTCAGATGAAGAGCTGGAACAGATGCTGGAAAGTGGACAAAGTGAAGTGTTTGTGTCCAAT ATTCTGAAGGACACACAAATGACAAGACAAGCATTGAATGAAATCTCTACTCGACATGGGGAAATCCAACAGCTTGAAAGAAGCATTAAGGAACTCCATGAAATCTTCACCTTCCTGGCCACTGAAGTGGAGATGCAG GGAGAGATGATTGATAGGATTGAGAAAAACATTCTCAGTTCAGCAGACTTTGTGGAGCGAGGTCAGGAACACGTCAAGTCTGCACTGGAGAGTCAGAAGAAAGCCAGAAAG AAAAAGGTTGCCATCGCTATTTGTGTGACCATTGCTGTCCTCATCCTTGCTTTAATCATTGGTCTCAGTGTAGGGACCTAA